One genomic window of Nitrososphaera sp. includes the following:
- a CDS encoding 50S ribosomal protein L2, with product MGKRTLVRRRGHAGKQFRAIIVGKIAPAKYPNFKLEEHHSGTVLDIVHERGRDAPLAKVRFDDGKYSYVPAPEGTVVGKTIEVGAGAKATAGNILLLESIPDGTMVCNIEKNAGDGGKLTKAAGSGATVFAHGTEGVTIKFPSGKFLVLNQKCRAMVGIVAGGGRKEKPFLKAGNRAKYMQAHGRLYPTVRGIAQAAVYHPHGGGRHQHIGRQSSVGRTTPPGRKVGNISPRKTGRGRVKDLRQKKA from the coding sequence ATGGGTAAGAGGACGCTGGTTCGCCGACGCGGCCATGCAGGTAAACAGTTTCGCGCTATTATAGTTGGCAAGATAGCACCGGCCAAGTATCCGAATTTCAAACTTGAAGAGCATCACTCCGGTACCGTGCTTGACATTGTTCATGAACGAGGCCGCGACGCGCCGCTGGCCAAGGTTCGCTTTGATGACGGCAAGTACTCTTACGTGCCGGCACCAGAGGGCACTGTCGTTGGAAAGACCATAGAGGTCGGGGCCGGCGCCAAAGCCACGGCGGGCAACATACTTTTGCTCGAATCAATTCCCGACGGCACGATGGTCTGCAACATCGAAAAGAACGCCGGCGATGGCGGCAAGCTTACAAAGGCTGCAGGCTCCGGAGCGACCGTGTTTGCTCACGGGACCGAGGGCGTTACGATAAAGTTCCCGTCGGGCAAGTTTTTGGTTCTCAACCAGAAATGCAGGGCGATGGTCGGGATCGTAGCAGGAGGCGGCAGGAAGGAAAAGCCGTTTCTCAAGGCCGGAAACAGAGCAAAATACATGCAGGCCCACGGCAGGCTTTACCCGACGGTAAGGGGTATAGCCCAGGCAGCTGTCTATCACCCCCACGGAGGTGGCAGGCACCAGCACATTGGTCGCCAGTCGTCGGTCGGCAGGACAACTCCTCCGGGCCGCAAGGTAGGCAACATCTCTCCGAGAAAGACTGGCCGCGGAAGAGTCAAAGACCTCAGGCAGAAGAAGGCGTAG